Part of the Fibrobacterota bacterium genome, GCCAAACGCTTCGAATTGGAACGCGAGTTGATGCAGTCGCAGAAAATGGAGAGCCTCGGAACGCTCGCCAGCGGCATCGCCCACGATTTCAATAATATCCTGGCCATTATTTCCGGCTATGCGGAACTCGGCGGAAGGAAATCGCTATCGCATCAGCCGGAATTGATGAAATGCTTCGAGGCGATTTCCCTCGCCTCCCGCCGCGGCGCCTTACTGGTAAGCCAATTGTTGACTTTCGCGCGCAAGTCGGAAACGGTATTCCGGTCGGTCGACATCAACGCCCTTATCGTCGAGTTGACCCTGTTTTTCTCCGAGACCTTCCCCAAAACCATCCATATATCGACGAACCTCGAAAGGAACGCTCCCGCTATCGTCGCCGACGTAACCCAGCTTCACCAGGTTTTCATGAATCTTTGCGTTAACGCCAGGGATGCCATGGCGGAGGGCGGGAGCATTGCGATCGCGACCAGGGTTCTTGAGAACGCGGATGTCAAACCGGAATTCCCGAAAGCAACCGCGCAAAGGTATATGGCAATCGTGATTTCCGATACCGGCAGCGGCATGGACGAACGCACCAAGGGTAAGATTTTCGATCCCTTTTTCACCACCAAGGATCCCAGTAAGGGAACCGGTTTGGGTCTCGCGCTCGTGCATTCCATCATCGAAAACCACCAGGGAATGATCGGTGTGGAAAGCGAAATCGGGAAAGGGACCGCATTCCGCCTTTATCTGCCGATTGAAGCGTCCTTTGCCGATGAAAAGGAACCGCGAAAGGACATTTACTTCAACCCGCCGGCGGGGACCGGAACGGTGCTTCTTATCGAAGACGAAGCCATGATCATCGACATGGTGCAATCCGTTCTGAACAGCGAAGGATATTCGCTTTTGACGGCGCGGGACGGCGAGGAAGGGGTCGCGATGTTCGCCCGGCATCAAAAGGAAATCGTAGCCGTCCTTTCGGATTTCGGCCTGCCTAAATTAAGGGGCGATGAGGTCGCCAGGCGGATCAAGAAAATCGATCCTAAGGCCGACATCATCCTTATAAGCGGTTTTTTCGATCCGGGGATCAAAATCAACATGGAAAAGATCGGCGTGAATCGGTTCATCCAAAAACCCTTCACGATCGCCGAACTGGCCTGTTGCCTCCAATCCGTTGTCGACGCGAAGGATTGATCGAACTCTTAATCCCGTTGCGGCCCGCCCGGGCTTTCGCATCGCCCCAGGCGTTCGGCGGTTACTTGAACAGCCGGAAGCGCAGCGTCTTCTCGCCCGGCCCTAAGGTAACGGTGGTATCGATGGGCGGAAAGCTGCGATGGCTGATTTGGATCTTGTGCTTGCCCGCGGTCAATTCCTTGTCCTTAACGGGCGTGGTTCCCACGAAGCGGCCGTCCACGATCACTTCGGCGAAGGGCGGGGCCGTGGTCACCGTGAGCAGGGACTTGAAGCCGGCCAGCCGATTGGGTTCCGGCTTTGGCGTTTGCTCGGTTGCGTCCCCGTTTCCCTCCGGAGGCGTCGTGGTCGGCTGGGTTTGGTCCGCATGATTATCCGCGACGTTCTTGGGATGGGCCGACGGATGCGGTTCGGGCCGGGGCTGCGGCATCGGCTCGGGCCGGGGTTCCGGCGCGGTTCCCGACACCGTAATCTCGGCGGAAGCCTGCTTGCTCGCGTCCTCCAGCGATACGGCCCGGATGGTGGCGGCTCCGGGCTTGTTGGCCCACACTTCCCCGTCTTGCACCGAGGCGATGCCGGGATCGCTGCTTTCCCAGCGCACCATGGCGGAGGCTCCGGGAGGCTGCACGTCGGCCATGAACCTGCGCTTCTGGCCGGCCTGCAATTCCATCGAGGACGGTTGCAAGGTAACCGAAGCCACGACCGGGGCCTTGGGCTGCTCGACATGCGGGGCCGGCTCCGGAACGGGTTCTTTTTTGAACACGAGGAAAGCGGCGGCCGCAAGCAAAGCCACGGCCGCCAGGCCGCCCGTGATCCACAGCAAGGTATTCTTGGCGGCGGAGGGCGGGCGGGTGCCGCTGAAACTGGATTCGCCTGGTCCTCTCGCCTGCCAGCTACCGGTGCCCGGACCGATCCCCGAACCGGCGCGGATGCCCGATCCCGCGCGGATACCGGTGCCTGGCTTGCCTCCGGGAAGAGGCCGTTCCGTGCGCTGGCCCGGACGTAATGGGGTTTTCGCTTCTTCGTCCGGAGCGGGCGCGGGGGTGAGGTCCACCACGGTATGGTTGCCGGCCAGCTTGCCCGTCTTTTCCAGGAAGTCGCGCGTCACGTCCGACAAATCCATGAGGCCGCGCTGGTTGAGCCAGGTGCGCAATTGCAGGGACACCCAGCGCGCGCCCTTCCCGCGCTGCAGCGGATCCTTTTGCAGCAAGGTATCGACAAGGCCGGCCAAGACGGGATCCGCTTCCGGAGCGAGGTTGATCACCGG contains:
- a CDS encoding response regulator produces the protein IGEEIAVECMKAGADDYLMKGHLTRLLPAIERGLREAGNRAERKRLEIEQKRAEEEIKRNEAKRFELERELMQSQKMESLGTLASGIAHDFNNILAIISGYAELGGRKSLSHQPELMKCFEAISLASRRGALLVSQLLTFARKSETVFRSVDINALIVELTLFFSETFPKTIHISTNLERNAPAIVADVTQLHQVFMNLCVNARDAMAEGGSIAIATRVLENADVKPEFPKATAQRYMAIVISDTGSGMDERTKGKIFDPFFTTKDPSKGTGLGLALVHSIIENHQGMIGVESEIGKGTAFRLYLPIEASFADEKEPRKDIYFNPPAGTGTVLLIEDEAMIIDMVQSVLNSEGYSLLTARDGEEGVAMFARHQKEIVAVLSDFGLPKLRGDEVARRIKKIDPKADIILISGFFDPGIKINMEKIGVNRFIQKPFTIAELACCLQSVVDAKD
- a CDS encoding protein kinase — its product is MSKPSRGAAQIRFGRYNALTKLGQGAMATVYLAEDPALNRMVAIKVIHSHLSGNANLLDRFTVEAKTAAGLRNPNIVEIFDYGLEDGAQYLVMEYIDGPNLQFVLNLLNGQPMNPEVCAAIICQAADGLITAEKSGVVHRDIKPENMMFKSDGVLKIADFGIAHISEQSMTQTGSILGSPNFMSPEQVEGKKPTHQTDMFSLGAVLYYCLSGRKPFSGPNIPTIMRQICDLPHEPVINLAPEADPVLAGLVDTLLQKDPLQRGKGARWVSLQLRTWLNQRGLMDLSDVTRDFLEKTGKLAGNHTVVDLTPAPAPDEEAKTPLRPGQRTERPLPGGKPGTGIRAGSGIRAGSGIGPGTGSWQARGPGESSFSGTRPPSAAKNTLLWITGGLAAVALLAAAAFLVFKKEPVPEPAPHVEQPKAPVVASVTLQPSSMELQAGQKRRFMADVQPPGASAMVRWESSDPGIASVQDGEVWANKPGAATIRAVSLEDASKQASAEITVSGTAPEPRPEPMPQPRPEPHPSAHPKNVADNHADQTQPTTTPPEGNGDATEQTPKPEPNRLAGFKSLLTVTTAPPFAEVIVDGRFVGTTPVKDKELTAGKHKIQISHRSFPPIDTTVTLGPGEKTLRFRLFK